The genomic DNA AGGAACGGGCGTTGGCTGATTTCCAGAGTCAGTTTCCGGCCGAGTCCCATCTGCTGCAGGGGCTCGGGCAGAACCCGCTGCCGGCCTCATTTGTCGTGACGCTTGCGGTGGAGTCCCGTTCATCGGATGCGATGCGGCGGTGGGCCAATCGCACCCAGTCGATCCCGGGAGTTGTGCAGGTGCAATACAATCAGGAATGGGTCGAGGCCTTGGCCGGCATTGTCCGGTATATCGAGGTGGCTGCCATCATTGTCGGCCTCATTTTATCGGCGGCGTCGGTCACGATCATCGCGAACACAATCCGCCTGGCGCTGTATTCACGCCGGGAGGAAATTGAAATTCTGGGGTTGATCGGGGCGAGTACGACTTTTATCCGTGTGCCCTATTTGCTCGAAGGTGCGGCGCTCGGGTTGCTCGGCAGTGCTCTCTCGCTGGTAATCCTCAAAGCCGGGTTTGAGTTGTTCCGCCATGAAATCCGGTCTGCCAGCCGGTTTCTGGGCGTGGACACGCTGCTGACATTTTTCCCCTTCCAAATGTGTGTGGTGCTTGTCTGTGTGGGGCTCTTTCTCGGTTGTGCCGGCAGTTTTCTCTCGCTGCTCCGATTCGGAGAGGGACGGGCATGAAGTGGGCGCGATGGGGATGTGTTGTGGTGGCTGCTCATCTGGTCTTGTGGACTGTCCCTGCCTGGGCGGAGCGCAAGGACTCGTACGCGGACAAGATCGAGCAAGAAAAGAAAACGCTGGAAAAGTTGCGCGGCACGATTGTCGAGAAACGTAAGAAGGCGGACGAGGCGGAAAAGAAACGCGAGTCGGTCCTGCAGGGATTGCAGTCCTTGGACGAACGTCTGGTTCGTTACCGGCAGGAACACCAGGACGTCGTGAAGAAGCTCAAAAAGAAGGATGTGGAAATCGAGCAGATGAGCGTGCAGCTGAGCCGGCTGTCCGAACGCATCGATGAACGGCAGGATGCCATCGCTGCTCGCTTGCGGGTTCAATATGTCGAGGGGCGGTTTTGGCACCTGAGAACGCTCCTGGCGGCCAGTTCTTCCGGAGACTTTCAGCGGCGGTTTCGATATCTCTCGGCCGTGACGCAGCGAGAGTATGAGATCATGGAAACCTACCGGAAAGATGCCGAGCGGATCGCCGAGGTCGAGCGGAGTCGAGAAGAGGCACGCCAGGGCATCCTGGCCTACAAGGCCAGCACCGAGGAAAAGCTGGCTCAGATCCAAGGGTTGAAAAAACAGAAACGGGTGTATCTCGCTAAAATCACTCAAGAAAAGGAATCGCATGATCGGGCCGTAGAGGAACTGGAGCGGTCTGCCAACCGGGTCGACAGCTTGCTGAAGGAACTGGAAACCAGACGTCGGGCAGCGCTGGCGACTCGTCCACCCTCCGCGACAGGAGGCCTTCGCGCATTACGTGGGACGCTCCTATGGCCGACCGAAGGGCAAGTGGTGTCCTACTTCGGCCGGCAGAAGCATCCGACCTTCAATACCTATATCCAGCGAAAAGGGATTGAGATTCGCGCTGCGGAAGGGAGTAATATACGGTCGGTGCTTGCAGGCCAGGTTGTCTACGCGGACTGGTTGAAAGGCTACGGACTCGTTATAATCATGGATCATGCAAACGGAGTTTTTTCGTTGTATGCCCATGCGTCGAAAATATTGACGGCGGTCGGGGCCCGGATCGAAGCCGGAGAAGCGATCGGTGAAACGGGCGACACGGGCATGACGGGTGAGAATACGCTCTATTTTGAGTTGCGCGAGGGGGCAGAGCCGGTGGATCCCCTCGTGTGGCTGTCGAAGCGATAGGCCTCGGAAGGAAGGAAACCTACGTTATGGAACAGCGGCGAAGCCGACGGTGGTTATATCTTTTGCTGATGGTGACGGTAGCCCTGGGTATCGGCATTGTGCTGGAAAAGGGATTGGAACGGACCGGCCACGCCTCCGAGACCTATGAAGAGCTGCGGACCTTCTCCGAGGTCTTGACGCAGGTGCAGAAACACTACGTCGACGATACAAAGGTGAAAGACCTCGTACAGGGTGCGATTCGCGGGATGCTCTCCACGTTGGATCCGCACTCAGCCTATATGACGCCCGAGATGTACAAGGAAATGCAGGTCGAAACGAAAGGCGAATTCGGCGGGGTCGGGATTCAGATCGGCGTGAAGGAGAATCGCCTTGCCGTCATTTCCCCGATCGAAGGCACGCCTGCCCATCGAGCCGGGATCAAGGCGGGTGATTTCATTACTAAGGTGAACGACGAACCCACAAAGGATTTGACGCTGATGGATGCGGTGCAGAAAATGCGCGGCCCCAAAGGCACCAAGGTGAACCTCACGATCCAGCGGGACGGTACGGCAGACCCGCTGGCGTTTTCATTGGTGCGGGACACCATCAAGATCGAAAGCGTGAAGTTCAAGGTGCTCGACAATATCATTGGGTATGTGCGTTTGACGCAGTTCCAGGAAGCCACGGGACGGGACCTCAGCCGGGCGCTCAAGCAGTTCAAGGAGCAGAAGGTTCAGGGGACGATTCTCGACTTGCGGAACAATCCCGGTGGCCTGTTGACGGCGGCCGTCGATGTGTCCGAACAGTTTGTGGGGAACGGGAAGCTGATCGTCTATACCAAGGGTCGTGAGGGGAAGAAGGATGAGTGGTTCTCCAAGACGAAGGAGACGCTGGAAGATTCGCCGATGATCATCCTGGTGAACGAAGGGTCGGCTAGCGCGTCGGAGATTGTGGCCGGTGCGTTGCAGGATTGGGGACGGGCCGTCATTGTCGGGACCACGTCGTTCGGCAAGGGATCCGTCCAGACGATTCTGCCGCTGGGTGACGGGTCGGGACTTCGGCTCACGACTGCCAAGTACTACACGCCGAAGGGGCGCTCGATTCAGTCCACCGGCATCACGCCGGACATTGTGGTCAAACTGCAAACGCAGACCGTCGCAAAGGCCGGCGAGAAAGACGGAAAAGAGTCTGAACCGAAGACGGCCAAAGCGCCTGCAGCCGGAAAGGATCCATCGCCTTCGGCCAAGCCGGGTGAGGAGCCTGCGCACAAGAATGGCGCCGTGTCGGCCGGGGATGGGGCCGGGGATATTTCGCTGGATGATGACGTGCAGCTTCAAAAGGCCGTTGAGCTGTTGAAGACCTGGAAGATCTTTAAGGAGCTGCGGCCGGCGGCGTAGTCGGCACGGTTCCGATCCGTTCGCGGATGGCGGCGAGCAGCGTGTCTTCCGACCCGGAAAAACCTGGTTGTGTTCGTAAGAGATGGGACGCAACCAGGCTTTCCAGGTCGGCCAATGTGCGGATGTTCAGCCGGAAATATAAGTAACTCACCAGGGCATCAGAGAGGCCCGGCAACGAAGCCCAGCCGGCCACTTCCTCCGGCAACGGTGTCTTCAGTTCTTCATAGGCGCGAATCGTTCCTGTCGCCAGAAACTCTTCAATCTTCACTGCCAAGTCCCGCCCGATTCCGGGGATCTCCTGAAGCTGATGGCGCGCGGCTAGATCAGCCAGGTCTCCCGTAACCGTCAGGATCGAATCGGCCGCTTTCCGATACGCGCGGACGCGATAAGGATTGGCGCGTTGGCTTGCCAGCAGGTTGGCCATCGCACGAAAGATCTGCGCAAGTTGATGGGTGCGGTCGTCCATAGTCGTGTGCCCGGCGGTCTTTATCTACATTGTGCGAGTATCGAATCCCAAACGGCAAGGCCTTACCGGGCTTGGTTGACAACCGGTTTTCCCGTTTCATAGGATGATCTGAAGAATTGAGGTGCGCAGTGATCATTCACGTGAATGGTGAATCTCGCGGAATCGGCGATGGGGAGACGGTTGCAGCGCTGTTGCACGAGTTGGAGATCCGCGCGGATCGCGTCGCCGTCGAATTGAATTTGGAGATTCTGGATCGCAAGGATTTTGAAACCCGCGGACTCCGCGAGGGGGATCGGGTGGAGATATTGAGCTTTATTGGTGGCGGAGCGAGGTAACCACA from Nitrospira sp. ND1 includes the following:
- a CDS encoding ABC transporter permease, with the translated sequence MRRLLYLLREAVANVLTNRTTTVVAVATTAFTFACVGVFLLLYVNLRTMASSLEQDIQVMVYLQDDLTEQTRNEIELQLKADRAVGSLTFVSKERALADFQSQFPAESHLLQGLGQNPLPASFVVTLAVESRSSDAMRRWANRTQSIPGVVQVQYNQEWVEALAGIVRYIEVAAIIVGLILSAASVTIIANTIRLALYSRREEIEILGLIGASTTFIRVPYLLEGAALGLLGSALSLVILKAGFELFRHEIRSASRFLGVDTLLTFFPFQMCVVLVCVGLFLGCAGSFLSLLRFGEGRA
- a CDS encoding murein hydrolase activator EnvC; protein product: MKWARWGCVVVAAHLVLWTVPAWAERKDSYADKIEQEKKTLEKLRGTIVEKRKKADEAEKKRESVLQGLQSLDERLVRYRQEHQDVVKKLKKKDVEIEQMSVQLSRLSERIDERQDAIAARLRVQYVEGRFWHLRTLLAASSSGDFQRRFRYLSAVTQREYEIMETYRKDAERIAEVERSREEARQGILAYKASTEEKLAQIQGLKKQKRVYLAKITQEKESHDRAVEELERSANRVDSLLKELETRRRAALATRPPSATGGLRALRGTLLWPTEGQVVSYFGRQKHPTFNTYIQRKGIEIRAAEGSNIRSVLAGQVVYADWLKGYGLVIIMDHANGVFSLYAHASKILTAVGARIEAGEAIGETGDTGMTGENTLYFELREGAEPVDPLVWLSKR
- a CDS encoding S41 family peptidase, encoding MEQRRSRRWLYLLLMVTVALGIGIVLEKGLERTGHASETYEELRTFSEVLTQVQKHYVDDTKVKDLVQGAIRGMLSTLDPHSAYMTPEMYKEMQVETKGEFGGVGIQIGVKENRLAVISPIEGTPAHRAGIKAGDFITKVNDEPTKDLTLMDAVQKMRGPKGTKVNLTIQRDGTADPLAFSLVRDTIKIESVKFKVLDNIIGYVRLTQFQEATGRDLSRALKQFKEQKVQGTILDLRNNPGGLLTAAVDVSEQFVGNGKLIVYTKGREGKKDEWFSKTKETLEDSPMIILVNEGSASASEIVAGALQDWGRAVIVGTTSFGKGSVQTILPLGDGSGLRLTTAKYYTPKGRSIQSTGITPDIVVKLQTQTVAKAGEKDGKESEPKTAKAPAAGKDPSPSAKPGEEPAHKNGAVSAGDGAGDISLDDDVQLQKAVELLKTWKIFKELRPAA
- the thiS gene encoding sulfur carrier protein ThiS translates to MHVNGESRGIGDGETVAALLHELEIRADRVAVELNLEILDRKDFETRGLREGDRVEILSFIGGGAR
- a CDS encoding histidinol-phosphatase, producing the protein MDDRTHQLAQIFRAMANLLASQRANPYRVRAYRKAADSILTVTGDLADLAARHQLQEIPGIGRDLAVKIEEFLATGTIRAYEELKTPLPEEVAGWASLPGLSDALVSYLYFRLNIRTLADLESLVASHLLRTQPGFSGSEDTLLAAIRERIGTVPTTPPAAAP